One region of Hydrogenobaculum sp. Y04AAS1 genomic DNA includes:
- a CDS encoding sigma 54-interacting transcriptional regulator: MSNKIKLENIDVSLLTSVSKALSQKDFDKALRDILKIFYSFWGVEYSYIAFYDKSTKTIKIREAFGFNQSVKKILFESGKGIVGNIFKNSIPVVIKDPKHDKAFLNKTKILDKIKNEAFIGVPIRSEDRTIGVFCLFKDLNKHEELTRIVDIMLVVSAMIGMSYKLFGILQEEKASWEEQRQLLAKEFSDTFSIEGFVGKSEAIITLKDTIQKIAMTDSTVLLLGESGVGKTLIAKAIHTLSERKDKPFISVNCAAIPETLLEAELFGYEKGAFTGAVHSKKGKFELANGGTIFLDEIGELPLQSQSKLLRVIQEKELEKLGAEKSIFVNVRVIASTNKDLASMVARGEFREDLYYRLNVIPIRVPALRERKEDIPLLVKHFLDKFNKHYKKHINIEKEAMEALVNYNWPGNIRELENLIERLVVINNKDITKEDVLLATKINSNKLQTDIPSIIESTEKEAIKKALEKCGYVKSKAAKILGLTLRQLDYRIKKYNIPIERL; this comes from the coding sequence ATGAGTAATAAGATAAAGCTTGAAAATATAGATGTATCGCTTTTGACCTCTGTAAGCAAAGCTCTTTCTCAAAAAGATTTCGACAAGGCTTTAAGGGATATTTTAAAAATATTTTACTCTTTTTGGGGTGTGGAATACTCTTACATAGCTTTTTATGATAAAAGCACAAAAACTATAAAAATAAGAGAAGCCTTTGGTTTTAATCAAAGTGTAAAGAAGATACTTTTTGAATCCGGAAAGGGGATAGTAGGAAATATATTTAAAAATAGTATACCTGTTGTAATAAAAGATCCAAAACACGACAAGGCTTTTTTGAACAAAACAAAAATCTTAGACAAGATAAAAAATGAAGCTTTTATAGGGGTTCCCATAAGATCAGAGGATAGAACCATAGGGGTTTTTTGTCTTTTTAAAGACCTAAACAAACACGAAGAACTAACGCGTATTGTGGATATTATGCTTGTAGTAAGTGCTATGATAGGTATGTCTTACAAACTTTTTGGGATTTTACAAGAAGAAAAAGCCTCTTGGGAAGAGCAAAGGCAACTTTTGGCAAAAGAGTTTTCAGATACTTTTAGCATAGAAGGATTTGTTGGAAAATCAGAAGCTATAATTACATTAAAAGATACTATCCAAAAAATAGCGATGACAGATAGCACAGTACTTTTGTTGGGAGAAAGCGGAGTGGGTAAAACGCTCATAGCAAAGGCGATACACACTTTGAGTGAAAGAAAAGATAAACCTTTTATATCTGTAAACTGCGCAGCAATACCAGAAACGCTTCTTGAAGCAGAGTTGTTTGGGTATGAAAAAGGGGCTTTTACAGGGGCTGTTCATTCTAAAAAAGGTAAATTTGAGCTGGCAAACGGAGGTACAATTTTTTTAGATGAGATAGGTGAGCTCCCTCTTCAATCTCAATCAAAACTGTTAAGGGTTATACAGGAAAAGGAATTAGAAAAACTTGGGGCTGAAAAGAGTATATTTGTAAATGTGAGAGTAATAGCATCCACCAACAAAGATTTAGCATCTATGGTGGCAAGAGGAGAGTTTAGAGAGGATTTGTATTACAGGTTAAACGTAATACCTATAAGAGTACCGGCTCTAAGAGAAAGAAAAGAAGATATACCCCTTTTGGTAAAACATTTCTTAGATAAATTTAACAAGCATTATAAAAAACATATAAATATAGAAAAAGAAGCTATGGAGGCTCTTGTGAATTACAATTGGCCTGGCAACATAAGAGAGCTTGAAAACCTTATAGAGCGTCTTGTGGTTATAAACAACAAAGACATTACAAAAGAAGACGTTTTGCTGGCTACCAAGATAAATTCTAATAAACTACAAACTGACATACCAAGCATTATAGAATCTACCGAAAAAGAGGCTATCAAAAAAGCTTTGGAAAAATGTGGTTATGTGAAGTCAAAAGCTGCAAAAATCCTAGGCCTCACATTAAGACAGTTAGACTACAGAATAAAAAAATACAACATACCTATAGAAAGGCTTTGA
- a CDS encoding NAD(P)H-dependent glycerol-3-phosphate dehydrogenase: MIFIFGAGKWGYALSYAFSKKRIPITIYDIKKEALKNIPKHPYIKTTTDIEDVLKNKIVIIATPTQSIKHIIENCKDKDTIIASKGIDISTHKDVIDLALEYNIEKSNIFVLSGPSFAEDVLKDLPVALTLGYFNKEKALKLQNLLSSQLFRIYTSSDIKGVALGGAIKNVMAIASGIVEGAGLGESAQAALVTRGLKEMIKIGKLMGAREKTFYGLSGVGDLFLTASSNKSRNKRFGLLIGKKKSPKEALEEIKEVVEGYYTVKALYDIAIERHLDLPITKAVYKVLYENMSIEESMNALLSRELKEEDE; the protein is encoded by the coding sequence ATGATTTTTATATTTGGAGCCGGTAAATGGGGCTATGCTCTGTCTTATGCTTTTAGCAAAAAAAGAATACCGATAACCATATACGATATAAAAAAAGAAGCACTAAAAAATATACCAAAACATCCTTATATAAAAACCACTACAGATATTGAGGATGTATTAAAAAACAAGATTGTAATTATAGCAACACCAACCCAAAGCATCAAACATATAATAGAAAATTGTAAAGATAAAGATACAATAATAGCTTCAAAAGGTATAGATATATCCACACATAAGGATGTTATAGACTTAGCCTTGGAGTACAATATAGAAAAGTCAAACATCTTTGTTTTATCTGGGCCATCTTTTGCTGAAGATGTCCTAAAAGATTTGCCAGTGGCTCTAACGCTTGGATATTTTAACAAGGAAAAAGCTTTAAAGCTTCAAAACTTACTGTCATCACAGCTTTTTAGAATATACACTTCTAGTGATATAAAAGGTGTGGCATTGGGGGGTGCCATCAAAAACGTGATGGCTATAGCATCTGGTATAGTGGAAGGAGCAGGTTTGGGTGAAAGTGCTCAAGCGGCTTTGGTAACAAGAGGGCTAAAAGAGATGATTAAAATAGGAAAATTGATGGGCGCTAGAGAAAAAACCTTCTATGGACTCTCAGGAGTTGGAGATTTGTTCTTAACGGCAAGCTCAAATAAATCTAGGAATAAGCGTTTTGGGCTTTTGATAGGAAAAAAGAAATCCCCAAAGGAAGCGTTAGAAGAAATAAAAGAAGTAGTAGAAGGTTATTATACCGTAAAAGCACTATACGACATAGCAATAGAAAGACATTTAGACCTTCCTATAACCAAAGCTGTTTATAAAGTACTTTATGAAAATATGTCCATTGAGGAAAGTATGAATGCACTTTTATCAAGAGAACTAAAAGAAGAAGATGAGTAA
- a CDS encoding C40 family peptidase, whose translation MKKVKYVGVVLASLVLAFNVAYGSEFVSPIRQIINYHKYGQDVYKDPILNIIEKSKVELKEPQTISELVRYSIGKPPIPKKIASDKFDKKLVQKLIEIAKQYLGTPYRFGGTSRYGIDCSGFTMKVFDKLGIKLPRTASEQAHVGKLAINLKPGDLLFFKTYRKNHPGHVGIYIGHGLMIDASSAYGKVVIEPINQPYFRKHFLFAKSLF comes from the coding sequence ATGAAGAAGGTAAAATATGTAGGGGTGGTTTTAGCAAGCTTGGTGTTGGCTTTTAATGTCGCTTACGGAAGCGAATTTGTAAGTCCCATAAGGCAAATAATAAACTATCACAAATATGGACAGGACGTTTATAAAGACCCTATACTAAATATAATAGAAAAGTCTAAAGTAGAATTAAAAGAGCCTCAAACTATTTCAGAACTCGTAAGATACAGCATAGGCAAACCTCCTATTCCTAAGAAAATAGCCTCAGATAAGTTTGACAAAAAATTGGTACAAAAGCTTATTGAAATAGCAAAGCAATACTTGGGTACTCCGTATAGATTTGGTGGCACATCCAGATACGGCATAGACTGCTCTGGTTTTACTATGAAAGTTTTCGATAAGCTAGGGATAAAGCTTCCAAGAACCGCTTCAGAACAAGCTCATGTTGGGAAATTGGCTATAAACTTAAAACCTGGGGATCTATTATTTTTCAAAACCTATAGGAAAAATCATCCGGGACATGTGGGAATATATATAGGTCACGGTCTTATGATAGATGCATCCTCTGCTTACGGTAAAGTAGTTATAGAGCCTATAAATCAACCTTACTTTAGAAAACACTTTTTATTTGCAAAAAGTTTATTTTAG
- a CDS encoding L,D-transpeptidase yields the protein MDSKRLVVTLFFSCLSLAYAESIFKPIPIQAYEEIKPKVYSVNVKIKNVSYTSGSSINYSPPKTITKSTPSEIKPLKFKNSIFITDKYLIKDINYLYNIGYLPFKVISYKTVADSLTVADLSPHKKGYKITYEWDAEDVPPKLVKLSITSKNSILYKSAILRFMKDYKIKFNPDNTALASIILQQAYKTGFKAKKPFVWVYVDQHIPQKVYVWENGKYIFESPTNTGVMGTTNTGTYMVYLRFKKTEMKGIFPGSGVKYDDPDVPWVNYFYKGEALHGFPRKSYGYPQSAGCVELPIPKAKELYKILYKYAVVTLSNYDKRYLATHPYINVKKTKTFKPLNPIKFTFESW from the coding sequence ATGGATAGCAAAAGGCTTGTAGTAACCTTATTTTTTTCTTGCTTAAGCTTAGCCTATGCGGAATCTATTTTTAAACCAATTCCCATACAAGCCTACGAGGAAATAAAACCTAAAGTATATAGTGTAAATGTAAAAATTAAAAATGTTTCTTATACATCAGGATCTTCCATAAATTATTCACCACCTAAAACCATCACAAAGTCAACACCATCCGAAATAAAACCGTTAAAGTTTAAAAATTCTATTTTTATAACAGATAAATACCTCATAAAAGATATCAACTATTTATACAACATAGGTTATTTGCCTTTTAAGGTTATAAGTTATAAAACCGTGGCAGACTCCTTGACCGTGGCAGACTTGTCACCACATAAGAAAGGTTATAAGATTACTTATGAATGGGACGCAGAAGATGTACCGCCAAAACTTGTAAAACTAAGCATCACAAGCAAAAATAGTATTCTTTATAAAAGTGCCATTTTAAGGTTTATGAAAGATTACAAAATAAAGTTTAATCCGGATAATACAGCTTTAGCCAGCATTATTTTACAACAAGCCTATAAGACGGGTTTTAAAGCTAAGAAACCATTTGTATGGGTTTATGTGGATCAACATATACCTCAAAAAGTATATGTGTGGGAAAATGGAAAATACATATTTGAAAGCCCAACAAATACAGGAGTGATGGGTACAACCAACACGGGCACATATATGGTTTATCTTCGTTTTAAAAAAACTGAAATGAAAGGCATCTTCCCTGGCTCTGGTGTAAAGTATGATGATCCTGATGTGCCTTGGGTAAATTATTTTTACAAAGGGGAAGCGCTACACGGTTTTCCAAGAAAAAGTTACGGTTATCCACAATCTGCAGGATGCGTTGAGCTTCCAATACCAAAAGCCAAAGAGTTGTACAAAATCTTGTATAAATACGCTGTAGTAACCCTATCAAACTACGATAAGAGATATCTTGCCACACATCCTTATATAAATGTCAAGAAAACCAAAACTTTTAAGCCTTTAAATCCTATAAAATTTACTTTTGAAAGCTGGTAA
- the ispF gene encoding 2-C-methyl-D-erythritol 2,4-cyclodiphosphate synthase — translation MYRIGIGQDAHYFEKGKKLYLGGEEFDIGYGLKGHSDGDALLHAITDAILGALAKTDIGTLFPDKSKENKNRNSVDFLNKALEIMYDMDYSIVNLDCNIIADKPNISSVRDKIIESLSRLLSIPKDNISIKAKTKEGYNKEDSLEVVCIALLQKMI, via the coding sequence ATGTATAGGATAGGCATAGGTCAAGACGCTCATTATTTTGAAAAAGGGAAAAAGCTATATTTAGGGGGTGAAGAGTTTGATATAGGATATGGCTTAAAAGGGCATTCGGATGGTGATGCTCTTTTGCATGCAATAACAGATGCTATTTTAGGGGCGTTGGCAAAAACCGATATAGGCACTCTTTTTCCCGATAAAAGCAAAGAAAACAAAAATAGAAACAGCGTAGACTTTCTAAATAAAGCTTTAGAGATTATGTACGACATGGATTATTCAATAGTTAATTTAGACTGCAACATAATAGCAGATAAACCAAACATATCAAGCGTTAGAGATAAAATAATAGAAAGTCTATCGAGGCTTTTAAGTATACCAAAAGATAATATATCTATAAAAGCCAAAACTAAAGAAGGTTACAACAAAGAAGATAGCTTAGAGGTAGTATGCATAGCGCTTTTGCAGAAAATGATATAG